From one Conexibacter woesei Iso977N genomic stretch:
- a CDS encoding S8 family peptidase, translated as MRAATLVVVAVALSQVHLSPARAGAPDTVSDQLIAQFATATAAQSRALIIRKVGGRVARDLPSIDAVAVRPRHGVALAVLRRALERRRDIRWVEPDYVLRSSETPDDPDLLRQYALGNGTGSISARQAWDTRTSCAKVATLDSGVEYAHPDLKANIWHNPHEIKGNNKDDDHNGYVDDYYGVNIPKGRDSASDEDGHGTHVAGIVGGRTNNATGIAGTCWTTRIVPVRFMDSRGRGSTSDAIAGMQYAARSGAKIINCSFGAPTASRSLHDAVQAVKDRGILLVVAAGNDGKDLDADPSYPASYGFDNIISVAATTADDTLASFSNFDARKVDLAAPGDGILSTYPTDRYKTLSGTSMAAPFVTAAAAMLRAKDPDASYRTIRSRLLSSVDRLPALNGKVASGGRLDLDRALQGTP; from the coding sequence GTGAGAGCCGCGACGTTGGTCGTCGTGGCGGTGGCCCTGTCGCAGGTCCATCTGTCTCCGGCACGTGCGGGTGCACCGGACACGGTGAGCGATCAACTGATCGCGCAGTTCGCAACTGCCACTGCTGCGCAAAGCAGAGCATTGATCATCAGGAAGGTTGGCGGTCGCGTCGCACGCGACCTGCCGTCGATCGACGCCGTCGCCGTCCGCCCCCGCCACGGCGTCGCGCTCGCGGTCCTGCGCCGGGCGCTCGAGCGTCGCCGCGACATCCGCTGGGTCGAGCCCGACTACGTCCTGCGCTCCAGCGAGACGCCGGACGACCCGGACCTCCTGCGCCAGTACGCCCTCGGCAACGGCACCGGCTCGATCTCCGCGCGCCAGGCCTGGGACACCCGCACGTCGTGCGCGAAGGTCGCCACGCTCGACTCCGGCGTCGAGTACGCCCACCCGGACCTCAAGGCCAACATCTGGCACAACCCGCACGAGATCAAGGGCAACAACAAGGACGACGACCACAACGGCTACGTCGACGACTACTACGGCGTCAACATCCCCAAGGGCCGGGACTCGGCCAGCGACGAGGACGGACACGGCACCCACGTCGCCGGCATCGTCGGCGGCCGCACCAACAACGCGACCGGGATCGCCGGGACGTGCTGGACCACCAGGATCGTCCCGGTCCGCTTCATGGACTCCCGCGGCCGCGGCTCGACCTCCGACGCGATCGCCGGGATGCAGTACGCCGCGCGCTCCGGCGCCAAGATCATCAACTGCTCGTTCGGCGCGCCGACCGCCTCCAGGTCCCTCCACGACGCCGTGCAGGCCGTCAAGGACAGGGGCATCCTGCTCGTCGTCGCCGCCGGCAACGACGGCAAGGACCTCGACGCCGACCCCTCCTACCCCGCGTCCTACGGCTTCGACAACATCATCAGCGTCGCGGCCACGACCGCCGACGACACGCTCGCCAGCTTCTCGAACTTCGACGCCAGGAAGGTCGACCTCGCCGCGCCCGGCGACGGCATCCTGTCCACCTACCCGACCGACCGCTACAAGACGCTCAGCGGCACGTCGATGGCCGCGCCGTTCGTCACCGCCGCGGCCGCGATGCTGCGCGCCAAGGACCCCGACGCGTCCTACAGGACGATCCGCTCGCGCCTGCTCAGCAGCGTCGACAGGCTCCCAGCGCTGAACGGCAAGGTCGCCAGCGGCGGCCGCCTCGACCTTGATCGCGCGCTGCAGGGCACCCCGTGA
- a CDS encoding DUF1360 domain-containing protein, whose product MEPVSRTPTKPIDYAALSAGYGALTGAVVIAVRVRGGRPIAVGELPALGLATFALAKLVAKEKVDSWVREPFVEERPDGQRRPKGRRLRYATGELLSCTRCVGSWSALGLVGMRMLRPREAQVVVPVLALAGANDWLQSGFTALCTYANRSSQPTAQPAEEPAADDNVRRFERPRR is encoded by the coding sequence ATGGAGCCCGTCAGCCGGACGCCGACGAAGCCGATCGACTACGCCGCTTTGAGTGCCGGGTACGGCGCGCTGACCGGTGCGGTGGTCATTGCCGTGCGGGTGAGGGGTGGCAGGCCGATCGCGGTGGGTGAGCTGCCGGCGTTGGGGCTCGCGACGTTCGCGTTGGCCAAGTTGGTGGCCAAGGAGAAGGTGGATTCGTGGGTCCGGGAGCCGTTCGTGGAGGAGCGGCCGGATGGGCAGCGGCGGCCGAAGGGACGACGGCTGCGGTACGCGACGGGTGAGCTGCTGAGCTGCACGCGTTGTGTGGGATCGTGGAGTGCTCTGGGGCTCGTCGGCATGCGGATGCTGCGGCCGCGCGAGGCGCAGGTGGTCGTCCCGGTGCTCGCGCTCGCGGGCGCCAACGACTGGCTGCAGTCCGGCTTCACCGCCCTGTGCACCTACGCCAACCGCTCGAGTCAACCCACAGCACAACCGGCCGAGGAGCCCGCAGCAGACGACAACGTGCGCCGCTTCGAGCGCCCTCGCCGCTGA
- a CDS encoding helix-turn-helix domain-containing protein — MQPPDEILARNLRKVRDQLDLSQEAVAAGAGMSARAYQRLESGRSNPTLRTLVRVAASLRTTVAALTHGVSPDPEAEDPAAEPKT, encoded by the coding sequence GTGCAGCCACCCGACGAGATCCTCGCCAGGAACCTCCGCAAGGTCCGGGACCAGCTCGACCTCAGCCAGGAGGCCGTTGCCGCCGGTGCCGGCATGTCGGCGCGGGCGTACCAGCGCCTCGAGAGCGGCAGGTCCAACCCGACGCTGCGGACGCTGGTCCGGGTCGCCGCGAGCCTGAGGACCACGGTCGCAGCGCTCACGCACGGCGTGTCCCCGGACCCTGAGGCGGAGGATCCGGCCGCCGAACCCAAGACGTAG
- the trpS gene encoding tryptophan--tRNA ligase, whose translation MRIFSGIQPTGRKHLGNFIGAIVQYVEGQQRAADAGDVAIFCVVDLHAMTVPWQPAEMRERVYDTAAILLAAGLDPEKCIFIRQSDVPEHTELTWTLGAVTAHGDLNRMHQFKEKSAKQKELVSADLFTYPVLMAADVLAYRANEVPVGDDQRQHVELMRDVAIRFNERFGDTLVVPELKIPAVGARIMDLQDPTSKMSTTGGSTEGTVYVLDDAKTVEKKFKRAVTDSDDPPRIAKDQSKPGVSNLIDILAAARGITPDEAIASLADARGYGDLKMATANAVNEMLEPVRTRYAEIRQDEDALEEIFAAGATKARAITREVMADVRAATGVGPRTRVPAS comes from the coding sequence ATGCGCATCTTCAGCGGGATCCAGCCCACCGGGCGCAAGCACCTCGGCAACTTCATCGGTGCGATCGTGCAGTACGTCGAGGGGCAGCAGCGGGCGGCCGATGCGGGTGATGTGGCGATCTTCTGCGTCGTCGACCTGCATGCGATGACGGTCCCGTGGCAGCCGGCCGAGATGCGCGAGCGGGTCTACGACACGGCGGCGATCCTGCTGGCGGCGGGCCTGGACCCGGAGAAGTGCATCTTCATCCGCCAGTCCGACGTCCCGGAGCACACGGAGCTCACCTGGACGCTCGGCGCGGTCACCGCCCACGGCGACCTGAACCGCATGCACCAGTTCAAGGAGAAGTCGGCCAAGCAGAAGGAGCTGGTCTCGGCCGACCTGTTCACCTACCCGGTCCTGATGGCGGCCGACGTCCTGGCCTACCGCGCCAACGAGGTCCCGGTCGGCGACGACCAGCGCCAGCACGTCGAGCTGATGCGCGACGTCGCGATCCGCTTCAACGAGCGCTTCGGCGACACGCTGGTCGTCCCGGAGCTGAAGATCCCCGCGGTGGGCGCCCGGATCATGGACCTCCAGGACCCGACGTCGAAGATGTCGACCACCGGCGGCTCGACCGAGGGCACGGTCTACGTGCTCGACGACGCCAAGACGGTGGAGAAGAAGTTCAAGCGCGCGGTCACCGACTCCGACGACCCGCCGCGGATCGCCAAGGACCAGTCGAAGCCCGGCGTCTCCAACCTGATCGACATCCTCGCCGCGGCGCGCGGGATCACGCCCGACGAGGCGATCGCCTCGCTGGCCGACGCGCGCGGCTACGGCGACCTCAAGATGGCGACCGCCAACGCGGTCAACGAGATGCTCGAGCCGGTGCGCACCCGGTACGCCGAGATCCGGCAGGACGAGGACGCGCTCGAGGAGATCTTCGCGGCGGGCGCGACCAAGGCGCGCGCGATCACGCGCGAGGTCATGGCCGACGTGCGCGCGGCGACGGGCGTCGGCCCGCGCACGCGCGTCCCGGCGAGCTAG